CTGCCCTGTCCCCACACACGCCAGATCCATCCCCACACATGCCACCCCGTCCCCACACACACCAGCACCGTCCCCACACATCTGCCCTGTCCCCACACGTCAGCACCATCCCCACACAtgcctccctgtccccacacatGCCAGCACAGTCCCCACACTTTCCAGCCTTGTCCCCACACGTCTGCCCTGTCCCCACACATCTGCCTCGTCCCCACACATGCCACCCCATCCCCACACACACCAGATCCATCCCCACACATGCCACCCCGTCCCCACGCATGCCAGCACAGTCCCCACACGTCAGCACCATCCCCACACATGGCACCCTGTCCCCACACACACCAGCACCGTCCCCACACATCTGCCCTGTCCCCACacaccagccccatccccacacaTGCCAGCACCGTCCCCACACGTCTGCCCTGTCCCCACATGTCTGCTCTGTCCCCATGCACCAGCCCCGTCCCCACACATGCCAGCACCGTCCCTACACATCTGCCCCGTCCCCACACGTCAGCACCATCCCCACAATTTCCAGCCCCGTCCCCACACTttccagccccatcccacctctcCCGGGAATCCCTAAAGCCTCCTCGAGTCCCCCATGGGCTCCTTCCCTTCCACCATGGGGAGGAAAATGAGCACCTTGTCCTTACCTGctcggtggaggaggaggagggtgaggggcaGGCACCGAAACACGTCCATGGGTGCAGAGAGAGGGGCTCGTGGCACCCAGCATCTGCGGCAAGTTCGCCGTCAAAAGAGGAAAAGGCAGGTTGACGCTGCAGAGCTGTCCCTCCCACAAGGCGGGTGGAAATCATCCGAGATTCAATCATTACACTTGGACCAGCAAGGCGGGGACAAAAAAAACCCGCGGGCGCaatgaatatgtatgtaaatCTCCACGTCTCCAACCAGAGCGTGAGAGCCACCGCAGAGAGGACCATCCCGGGCCACCTGTGACAAGTGTCCCAGCTCCCCTGGGGGAAGCAGCCCAAAGAGAGGGGTGTTGCGGGGACCGTCGCGGGGCAGCACCCCGCTGGTACCCGTGGAGCAATGTCACCGGGGCATCCTTTGAATGAGATCCAACACcattcccccaccaccaccaccccccgccaagACGGGAAAAGTAGCCGCTTCCCTAATTCAGCTGGTTCTGGGAAAGCAGCATAAGGACAGAGTTGGACAGAAACTCAGATGGTGGAAATGAGTCGAATCTGGTAAAAACAGCTCAGGCTTTGAAATAGCCCTGGTTCCTCTACCCTAGGGCAGCACGCCCTGATGCCGTGCTGATGGGCAATGGGACACATTAACCCAGGGACAGcagctttccagtccctaaaggggctccaggaaagctggggggggactcttgatgagggaggggagcgatgggacgagggggaagggttttaagctgaaagaggggagattgagctgagctgtggggcagaagttctttgctgtgagggtggtgagagcctggcccaggttgcccagagaagctgtggctgccccatccctggaggggttcaaggccaggttggagggggcttggagcaacctggtccggtgggaggtgtccctgcccagggcagggggggggactgggtggtctttaaggtcccttccaaaccaaaaaaaccaccaaagcagCAGCGACTGAACTGCTCAATTCAGAGACACCTGggggggtgtcgtgtccccccctccaTAACCCCCTTTACCTGCTCTGACCATcacctgggagctggggggggtgtgcGGGTTGCAGCACCATGGCTCAatgcccgtccccccccccccatggcaaTATTCGCATTTTTACTTGAACCCTTCCCCATACTGAGCACCCCATGTCCCCTCGCAGCCGTGGGGCGGGCTGTGACATGGGGGTGCACGCCGAGGTGGCACATCACAGTGTGTCCCATCATTCTGAGAGGTGGCACCGGGCTCCGTCCCACACCAAGTCCCAGGCACagaatttggggatttttaaagctgttttagaGGCACGAGGGCAAGTGTGACATTGCCTTCCCCTGGACCTGGGGGAAGCGGTTGCTTCGCGGCTAAGGAAGCAGCtcagatatttttcctttgtaatgaAAGAAGGAAGTTAAGGAAGTGCAGAAACACTGATTTCTCTTCCCCCCAccattccctcccaccccacaaaGCCTGATCCAGTCTCTGACACCCTTCTCCAGCAAACCTTTCCAAAAGGCTTTtctataaatttattttcctttccctcgGCAGCAGCACAGGGGATCAGACCTGCTGTAGGGGCTGAGTTCTGTCGGGGCTATAAACCAGTTCAGACTGGGCGGGGGGGAATTGGAAAGAGATTTTACAGCCCCGATCCCTCCTCCGGGCCACTTCCAGCATCCCCACGCTGGCCATTTCTGCAAGGAAGGGGAGACCTGCTGTGGGCTGAGGATGGCCACGCCACAGCCAGGTCCTGCCTTTCCTCTCTCAGCCAGAAATTCAGCTTGAAATCGCCACCCCCGGCAGGTTCTTGCTGTCCCCAGAGCCAATAGTGCAAAAGGAAGGGGCTGGAAGAGCGCAGTGGGAAATGGCTGCTTCCTTCCTGGTGCTGGAGGAATGAAGGAGCCCGGCAGGACTTGGCTTCAGTCAAAACCAGGGTCTTTCGTTACAGGGGCAAAggtggacattaaaaaaaaaacccgcttCGGATTTTACCCCGTTGTGGGATCACCATCGGTGTCACCGGCTGCCACAAGCCCGGGGCTCCCTCTAGTGAAGCCGGGGCCACGGGATGAGGCTGTGGGGTGAAAACCCACGGGGCAGGGATGAGCTTGGGGGGATAAACCTCCTCCGGCCACGCTTCCTGGTGCTGCCACACGGTGCCAACGGGCTGAGCCTTCCCCTCCGAGGCGCTGATTCTCTCCCCACTGGCTCATGCCCAGCTGCGGGGTCGTATCCAGAGCCCCTCCATCCTCTCCCGGTGCTTCAGCATCTTCCCGGCCACCCTCAGCAACACTCCAGGGAGATTCCTGCCTTGCCTCATCCCCCCCATCCTTCACCTCCGCAGCCATCGATGCATCCCCAGTTCAGCTGCGGGTGGGGGTCAGCCCATGCCGGAGGGTTTTGCCCCCATTCCCCAGGGATGAACGGGGTTTTCTCCAGCCAGGAATGTCGATGTGGGTGCCCGGTGAGCAGAGGGGGTGCCCGCTGCCCGGAGATGCTCAGGCCATGGGCATCATCACGCTGGCATAAACTGTCGTGGGCTCCCTGTCGGGGCTCTGCGGCAAAGaggaggggggcacaggggtcGGCAAGGTGCCCGAGTTGGAGGGGGGGGTCCATGGGTTACCCCACAGCGATGCCCAGCTGGGGTGATGCccctgggggaagaggggggggggggtgggcagccaGCCTTACCTGTGAGAGGGATGGGTGGCCCTGAAGGACAAGGGGCTGTGTCTGGGGGCTGtgcgggggacggggggggtctGCGGGGGGACGGGGCCGTGTCCGGGGGCAAGCCGGTGGCTGCAGCGTAGATGGTGGTGCAGGAGGGGTGCTCGGCGGCGGGGTGCCCTTTCTGCTTCTGCgtggggagggaaggatgagggaagGCAGCTCACCACCCTCCACCCTACATGGACCctccccatttcctccccactTTGCACTAagcagggcttggggaggggggggaaaaacacacaatctgtccccaaagccaccctgggatgctggggaagatgCAGCAGCCTTATTCCCAGTGATTCCCAGTGCACAGCGGTCAGGCTGACTCCTGGAATGGCAGGAGTGAGTCACCCCAGGGAGCCCACGGTCAccccggtgcccccccagccACAATTTCACCCTCTCCCTTGCCAGCCACAGGGCTGGATTGACACCCAGTGGCCACAGCCCACCACAGAGGGTGTTGCAGACCAGAGAGGAGGCACCCAGCAACGTCTCAGAGCTTTATGCGCTGCTGCCACCATCCGAGACCCCCACCCAAGAAAACCCAGTGGGGTCGTGCCCAATCTCCCCACCGGCTGCAGCGCTCGGGGTCCCATCACTAAAGGAGCATTtataagatcatagaatggtttgggtgggaaaggaccttgaagattgTCccgttcccctccctgccctgggcagggacacctcccaccagaccaggttgctccaagccccctccaacctggccttgaacccctccagggatggagcagccacagcttctctgggcagcagcaTTTCCATCGTTAAAGGAGTTTTTCCCCCCGGGTTTCTGCTGGTCATGGCTCACCTCCACCCTCTGCACCTGGGAGTAGATGGTGTGCACCTCGTTGTCCTCGGCCCGCGgcaggtgctgctgctcctggatGGCTGCAGGGGGACAAGAAAGTCGCCCGTGAGGGGAGCAAGGACCAGGGGGACCCCGGCGCTTTGCCAGCCGCATCCTGCCCCAATGCCCCCAGGCATGGCACGGGTGAGCCCACGCTGGATCCGTCACCAGTGCAGTGACCGGTGGCTGGATCCGGCTGTGGTCGAAGGATTTCTGGCCGTCACGGGTCAGGTTTGCAAATTTGTCACTGcccaggaaaggggaagggggggccaCAGCCCCCGGGGCACTCGGGGAGAGGATGCTCTCTCCGATTTGGGCTGGGATCATTCAGTTCCCCTCGACACCAGGCAATATCATCTCAGAAGCTCGTCCTCCGGGTAGAGCATTGGAGATCACATGTAggtacatttctctttttttttttttggtttccttcctgccttttaCCCTGTGCTTCAAAAGAGACACATTTTGCTCTTTCCCAAGGACCAGGGTAGTCCCAAGACGAGGTGCTCACAGGGATCAGCCCCTTGGTCCATTCGCTGAGGCTGGCTGGGGGCAccttctgtcccccccccagaggTTCACCCCACCCATGGACCACCAACCACCCCAGCACCCTTCCCTCAGGGCACTCACCGATGGACATAGGCAAATGGGTGGCCACGAAGACCCCGGTGAGCATCACCACTGCGACGATGGGTACCACCACCATCAGCACGAGATGCCCCGTCCTCACCCCGGCGCTGCCTGGgatggggggcagagaggggagggggggtgtcagcTGCCAACCCCGGGGCCCAGAGTCACCCAGAGTCACCCAGAGCTGAACAGAACGGGCTGCTAAAATCTTTCTTCATCTCGTCACCTGATTTGGGGCTGATAATGTCAACAGAACAGGAAACAAAGGGCAGGAAACGCTTCTCTTAAACAGAGCTCTCTCTAATCGCCTCCAGACTGCAACAGCCTGAGAAAAACCTGCTGGGGCCTGATGGGGGCCAGATAAAACCCTCAAAACTTCTCCTGGTGGTTTTCCGGAGGCCTGCGGGGAGGCAGCCCCTTTGTACAACACCCTTGCATCGCAGGTACATGAGAAAAGGGCCCTGGGACagagctctgcagctccagccgGGCTCCCACCGCGGTGGCCCCGCTCCTGGACCTCTAACGGTGACACCAGGCAGGGGTGTCCCATGGTGCAAGGAGGGGTTTGGAGGCAAGGGGGTGAGAAACAAGCCCAACaccctgcctggagcatctcATTTCAGCACCTTCCCTTTCTTAAGCAAGAGAAAGGGACCGTTTTTCCCCACGGGGTTATTTTCTCATCACAGGTCCTGGCCAGAGCCCCAGGAGGGATGCGACTTCTCCTCCGGGTCCCGGGGGGAAAGGGGCAGCCACCACACCACCCGGCCCCAGCGAAAGTCCCCCACGTCACGAGGGCGTGCTAGAAACCCCCGGTGACAGAGAGCATGACTTTTACCCCGAGAGCCTCCGAAGGGGAAGTTGTCACTGAGGTTTTTCTCCTCCCCAAACCACCCGGCGCAAAAGCCTCACACATTTAAAATGAGCCCAGGGCACCGGAGCGCGGTGACTGAACTGGCCGGGGAGGCAGGTGGGACCCTCCACGGATGGAGTTTACTGGAAAGACTGGGCAACCCTGAGCGGGTGACACTTTTCTTGCAAAAGGCTCCTTCAAGGCTGCCTAAAGCAGTGGGAAAAGGTCCCCTGGAAAAGAAGAGTGGGACTGGGAGGCTGGAGATAGCCGGGTGGGCAACTGGGGACTTACCCCCTTGCTCGTAGCTGCACGTGGAGGAGTTGAAGGTGGTGACACGGCGGCTGACGGGGTTGCTGGCCGTGCAGGCGCAGGCGATGCTGGCATTCTGCAGGGGGTAGGAGAGGTGGAGGAGGCTGCCGTTGCGGGAGCAGAGCCCCAAGGCGCTGGTGTCCCCGCTGTCCCAGCTGTAGGAGATGTTGTCCCCTCGCTCCGCCGTGCAGTTGAGGGTGACGGCACAGCTGCCGTTGGCCAGTGCCCAGTTGAGGACCTGGATGCTGGGGTCGGACACTGGTtctggagagagggaaagagtagGCAAAAGTTTGTGTCTCGGGGAGGATGCAAACATTCCTGCCTGGGAAATCCTGCTGGCTCCCCTAAATCCCcgggagatggggaggaactagTCTGGCCTGGACCCGCTGCAAACCCATTAGAGGGAGACATGGGCTGCATGAACCAAAAAGCTCCTGGGGGCACCCAGATGGGGCTGCAAGAAGGTCCTGGACTCACCACAGCACCTTGACATCAAAGTGGTCATCTCCCACCCTCCTCAACCAATACCCACCTCCCAGACCTTCTCCCAGCACCCCAAGAGGCTGGTAGCACTCAGGATGGTCCTCCCAAAGCTGCGGGGTCTCACCATACACCTCCAGCTGGATCTGCCAGACTTTCTCCTCCGGCCCCTTGCTGATTATGTACTCGTGGAGCTGCCTGTCCTCCCGGCTGGTGTTCAGGATCTCCAGGGAGAAGTTGACCGTGTGGAAGCGAGTTCGTTCCTGCATGTAGTTGGTGTAGTTGCCGTCCGAGTACttgagcaggaccagcttccTCTGTGGGTCCTCCGTGTCCCGCTTCCAGACGGCCGCCCCGAAGCGCAGGGTGAGGTTCTGGAGTTCTGGAGGGATCTGCAATAGCGTCGCCTTCCCCAAGGTGCCCAGCACCGTCTCCCTCGCCCCACGGCCCATCcctgggaggagagcagagagaagggcTGAGGAGGGCAGGGACACATGGCGGGGGTGCTCCAAGGAACCATCGTTCCCCCtatcccagctctgccagaggaGGGCAGATGCCCGTGGGGCTGCGGTAGCCGGCCACAGCGTTGGACCCACCCTGGCAATCTGCAGATCGGGAACAGCTCAGGTTGTGTGAGATACATGGGTGGAAAATTGAATGAGATTATCTAACCGCGTGCTTGAGGTCTGGGTGATCCACCACATCCTGCACCAACGAGTGCGGGCAGGTGGGAAGAGGAGTCAGGCTGCACATGGGGACTTGGTGCCAGCTCTGCCCCGTGACCACCCCATAGCACCATCCCCAGAAGCAAAGGAGcgacccccagccccatgtcctCCATCCCTAAGGATGCGGGTTGAGGGCTCGGCTCAGGAGCTGGAGGGGAAGCGTTgtcttcctctgctcttcctccccactCTCTCCTTCCCAGAGCAAGGTGAGAAGATCTTCATTTGCATCAGCCTCAGCATCCTCCGGCATCAGGCACTGCCTGTGTGATGGCCAAATCCTGTTTTAAGGCTCCTGTGCCAACAGAATTTTGGCACAATGGCAACCAGCCAGAGCAGTAGATCATCATCCCGTGGAGCTGAGATGCTCCCTCCCATGAGGGCAAGGTGCTCATGGTCCCAGTCCGGTGGAGATGCTGGTCCTTGAGAGAAGGGTCCTGGCAGCAGTGGGACCAGCCTGAAGAAGTCCCAGTGACACCAGAGCAGTCCAGAGCGAAGCGATGCTTAGTACCTGTTGGCCAAAGCCTGCAGTTGGGTGCACGACATGGCACCCACCTCCCTCAAGGCCCCTCAGCTCCAGAAACCTTTGGTGGGACTTTTCTTGTGGAAGTTGCAGGGAGCGCAGCCTCTTGGAGGTGGGCTCAGGTGTAAATCCTTCTCCTGGTCGAGGTGGTCCCAGGTGTGTTTCTTGGTGGCCACAGAAAAGCGCTCTTAAGAGAGGTGCAACCATCTCCCACATGTCCCAAAgcgtcttggccacctgggttTCCTGGAGAGCACGTGAGAGGGTCTTCTCCTTCAAACCCTTTCCTGCCTTTGGCTATGAGGCAATGACTCATATTTGCCCACACCCTGGGGCAAACAAGTTTGTTTTTGTAGGAAATAGTGCGGTGCCAGCTCATCACTGATGCCAGGCGCCGGCAGCGGGAGTGTGGAAGGAACCCCACCATCTCACCCCCATGTTTCCTACCAACTTCTTTCCATCGGGgcgaggggaaaaagagaagagggggagCTACCCCAGAAGGACAAGGCTGGAGAGGCCCAGATAAGCCCAGTATCTGCCTCTCTTGGGCCACATACGGTTACagtaaaaaccacacagaaaacaCTCTCCCAAGGGAGTGCCATCACTTATTTTtgcccccttcccaccctccatgGCACGAAGCACAGCATTTCCTGAGCTGTCCCTGTGGACCACATCTCCCCGGCATCGAAGCATCCATGCGGACACGGCCATCACCCCGCAGGCACCCCGCCATCTGCCTGCCCCACCACCTCCTACATTTTTTGCTGACACATTTACTGTAAAAGAGCCCAACACGCAGGCggatgctgtatttttttctcagcaacATGTGTTTTTTGACATCCCGTGGTCGGGGCTCCTCATTAATTACCAGATGGAAAAGCCCTTTGGACATCACGTTAGAAAAACCCTCCACCCTGGCAGGGAGCATCTCCTTTATGGGGAAGATGACTCGGATGAAGCaagagggatggaaggaggtCTGAAAGCAGCCAAAGCCCAGTtggaggggctggaggaaggcAAGTGACCCCCACTGGCTCAGCTGTGGGTCTAGAGCAGCCCCAAACATCAGGCTGGTGGGACTTTCGCTGTGCTGGCCAGGCAGAAACCACCAGGGGGATTTTAAAGGCAAGTATTCTAGTAACGGTGAGCAAGCAAAGCCAAGGAGaaaccccagctctgccaaggTCCCCCATTTCCCAGCCGAGCCCTTCGTTTTACACCCGGTAATTACACAGATGCAGTGGCAGAGGGCTCCTGGGCCTGCGGGGACACACGGTGTCCCCAGGGAAGGGGTAGAGACATCAGGCTGGCACCAAGAGGAGGGTCAGGATTAGTCACAGCTCCCTTTGCTCTGCTCAGGGGCACCAAACCCAATTTTACAACATCTTCCTGTAACTGCCaatgggctgggaggagaggaccCAGGAGAccaaggaggtggtggggtcCTGGTGGCCCTTACTCCCTGGTCTGGGGGGGTTTCAACTCATCCAGGACACCATCATCCCCAGGACACCATCGTCCCCAGGCCACCCTCCAGGACCCTCTGGGCACCCAGAAAACAGGCTTTGCCCCGCTGCCAGCCCCTTTCCGCTCACCTTAGACACGTTTCATTGCTTGGGAACCGTCTCCCAGCCCACTGGCACCTCTGGATCCAGACACTTGGGATCGCAGACAGTCAGACACCGAGGACCTTCATCTCAAGTGCCCCAATGCACATCTGGTACTAAGTTATATGCTCAGCGCTATTAATAACCCATTAAAATGGACGGTAGAGCACTTTCCTATTACAGCTACACTTTGTCCATCACCATCTTTGTTCATTCATCAACTTTTATTCTCTCCTCCCTCAGCCCTGACAAGTAGGAGCATATAAGGGATGCGCCATGCGTCCAGCTCAGAGTCACCAACCATTTATCTTCTATATGACTATTTATACTCAAGCTGCCCAGCCGCCCAGCACAGAAAAGTCTtaatatttgccaaaaaaaaaccctctccaaaCAGGGATTTCACAGAGAGGAGAAGGTACGTACCCCAAACCGAGCCGAGAGAGATCAGCAGCCAGAGCCGCGCGCTGCAGCCCATCCCTCGGTTCACGGAGCCTCTGTTGCAATGCAATTAATATCTGCTGACAGGCTCAGTATAAGAACAGGTGTACTCAAATCAGAGACGCTGCCGTGGGCCATGTGTTTCCTGTTTTTGGCTGAATgactctcttttttgtttttttttttttttttttttcttgagtggaAAGTATTCAAAGCACCAAAGCCGTGCTGCTTCGCTGGAGACAGCCCGAGAcctgcagaaggaagcagagcaTCAATTTAGAGCTCCTACCAGAACTGCATCATTAACCCGACCCCAGAAGAAGAGGAAACGACCAGAAATAAAATCATTTGGCTTCCAGTAACAACTTCCCGGGGTTGTACAGAGCCTCCCAATCGCGGAGGGGATGGAGGTGGGCGGCCGCTCCCCTGATGTGGCATCATCCCACCCgctgctgccccatcccagcaccGGGGGGGTGGGACCTGGTCCGAAGCCCCCCCCAGAGAGCCAGCGTGCACCAGTGCTTGCAGCCACAGTGCTGGAAAACCCCAAATATTCTGGGATTAACCCATAGCCTGGCTTTGCGCTGTATGGGATCCACAGGGATGGTCTTTAAAAACCCACCGAGGAAAAGCCCAATCCTTCCCAATCCAGGGAAGTGACCTGGATTTGAATTTTCTCCTGTTCGATGCCATCCCCACGGCACACTCGGGGATGGGGACAGTCCCCCAGCTCCTGTGGGTgtgccccagggcagggatggagcgggGACCGCAGCCTCCTGCGCTCAGTGGGGATGTGGAGTGTGGGGAAAACACCGCTCACTTGTTCCGCTGCTGGAAAAGGGTGAGAAAAACTCcgttgttttggtggttttagtGCCATGAATTATTCACCTCCTCCGGTGCTCGGCCCGCGCagcttgaaaatgaaagaagtggtggttttttcctattgctttcttcaggttttctttgctttttctggttttcagaggaGAGCAGAGACAACGGGGTGAAGCAGGAATTCCTCCACTGTTCTAAACCAAGGGAATAAAGAGTGAACTCACATCCCACTGCTTTTCAGTGGAGCCGAGCTCCAAGACCTCCATGAATTTCATTTCcaataaattatttctaatgataaaaaacccaaaaccacagaaaaccacCCCGGCATCCTTCTaggctgctccttccttctcggAAAGTATCTggttgagaaaagaaaaaaaaaaaaaaaaaaaaaaaaaaaaacaaaaacaaaccaaataagcCATTTCCAAATAATGAGCAGTTCACGGAAGGGAAGAATTCATCAGAAGCATAAAAAAGAGAGGATGAGTAAGAGCAGTACAAGGGGATTTGGCTCCTTTTCTTGGTGCACACACACAAGGAGCATTGGCTGAGCTGTTCCTCCCAGAGGATCCAGGACCGAGCGCTTGGGCAGATGATGGAGGGGCGAAGACATCTCCTTGGGGTGTTTTGCAGAGCAGCAAGTTGTCTCAGCACAAATCCCACCCAAAAACCAGTGGTGAGGAAGGAGGTCTCTGATGGATGGGATCCACCACCTcagcccccaccccaggcagggcaACAGGATGGTCCCCAACCCTCCCTGTGCCACAGATGGGTGCAGACAGTGCATGGAGAAGACCATTGACCACAAACTGGTCCCAGAAAGCCATAAAACCCCAGTATCACCCATGGGGCACTACCACAGCAGCATGTCCTAGGCTGGGCTTCCACCAGCCGGGAGAAACGGGAAAAATTATTTAACAAGCAAAACCATCAAGAAAAAATCCTTCCAGGAAGCACCTGGGGGCACAAAAAACATACAGGCAGTCACAGAAAAACCTCCTTTAACCCAAAATAATGATCCTAAATGCCTTTACTTTCCCCACCAGCTCAGGCTGAAGTCTACTGGATGGAAAGACGACTGAGATGGGACACCGGGCTCCGTATTTAATCATGGCAGGAGGCTTTATGATGATGGTGGTGCTCAGCGCTCGTCCTGAAGAGCCCCAAACTTCCACATGGGAATGGACCAAGacccaaacaaatattttcaagtggGGGGATTTCTGCAAAAATACACATTGGTGCTAAAACCATCAGCCACCTAGCAGGAATTACCCCAAGCCACTCATTAGCCCCCGGACCTGTAACGACTCCTGCTCATTACTGGTTTTTCAAATGAGCTGGTGAGGTCCCCATTGATCCTCTGATGAATCTGGCCTTAGGAGTCTTTGCTTTAAAATGGCTCTGGAAAGtgatgctttttgggttttacaGAGGGTAGAGCACGGTTCTCCCCTTTCTTAGGATGGTttgctggagctggcaggagcagcagtgtcccagggctgtggtggcCCTGAGACATGTCCCCATTCCTCCCCGCAGGCTGAGGGACCGTCCCCATCCCTCACAAGACACATCCTCCCACCCCAATGCTCCGTGTCCCACCATCCAGAGCTGGCTCCTCCCATGGAGGACAACTGTGGAAGGGCTCCTGTCCCCAGCGAGGGTGTTGGGGGGACACGTGGCTCCCTCCGTCACCACCCAAGTCCCTGAGCACCCGCTGTGGCTGACCCCAGCCCAGAGAAGAATGCAGAACAGACACCTAAAAAGGTGACGTTTAAGGTTAGAATTAATTTAATGTAAACACAAACAGACCGTTCTCACCCTGCCAAACCCTCCCCTGCAGAGAAAGGTATAGGTGCCACCTTAGCAATGCTTGGGTGCTCCAGAACCAGAGCAACACGCAGCTGCACCCATGCTAGTGTAACTGGTTTCAGGCTAAACACATCATGCACTGTCCCACACTGGTCTTCAGAGCCTTAAAGGGCATCGCTGACGGCAGGTGATGGCTGAGGACCCTGCAAGTCCACAAGGAGCCCCAGGAAAGGCTCAGATTTGGTCTCCCCGTAGACCTGAGGGCCAGAGAGAAGAGGATTTCCAAGTAGATAACAG
The sequence above is a segment of the Numenius arquata chromosome 27, bNumArq3.hap1.1, whole genome shotgun sequence genome. Coding sequences within it:
- the LOC141476021 gene encoding LOW QUALITY PROTEIN: signaling lymphocytic activation molecule-like (The sequence of the model RefSeq protein was modified relative to this genomic sequence to represent the inferred CDS: deleted 1 base in 1 codon); this encodes MGCSARLWLLISLGSVWGMGRGARETVLGTLGKATLLQIPPELQNLTLRFGAAVWKRDTEDPQRKLVLLKYSDGNYTNYMQERTRFHTVNFSLEILNTSREDRQLHEYIISKGPEEKVWQIQLEVYEPVSDPSIQVLNWALANGSCAVTLNCTAERGDNISYSWDSGDTSALGLCSRNGSLLHLSYPLQNASIACACTASNPVSRRVTTFNSSTCSYEQGGSAGVRTGHLVLMVVVPIVAVVMLTGVFVATHLPMSIAIQEQQHLPRAEDNEVHTIYSQVQRVEKQKGHPAAEHPSCTTIYAAATGLPPDTAPSPRRPPRPPHSPQTQPLVLQGHPSLSQSPDREPTTVYASVMMPMA